From the Deinococcus detaillensis genome, one window contains:
- a CDS encoding class I SAM-dependent RNA methyltransferase — protein MKVKVSGNRSRSAQASLPATVLTPPTPEPRQERYPVRPSQLKVLDIEKVVAGGLGLARDEDGVVLVRGALGGEQVEAQVQAARGVRQGRVVRVLRPSPDRVDAPDLPTADLAHARYSAQLRIKRELVEEALSRIAKLDHPVADTVPSPREWHYRNGAQYLVTPRGLAYRERRGQGMWRLEGGQDPLVMDAVQAVLDQLDPERLDPAHEIAFRGSRQTGEVVASLIGVGQPGRFLRAAHHLLDVGVVGVSLAGAAQRRFTAGVQLIAGEGSVQEKLGEVQVSLSAVGFAQVNPEAAGQAYRMAAQLAGSSSVLDENAELDGSNMPDKNKTALDLYGGSGAIGRHLARTFGKVIVLDTSSEALRRGQSDVRQSGEKNVVFRRDDAAALPNADAIVVDPPRAGLSSEARDAIDDNTANTLVYVSCDPATWARDVGDLVRRGWVLGEVVPHDFYPQTSHVEVVSKLTRR, from the coding sequence ATGAAGGTCAAAGTTTCCGGCAACCGTTCCCGTTCCGCTCAAGCCTCACTCCCCGCGACCGTCCTCACTCCTCCAACTCCGGAGCCGCGCCAAGAGCGTTATCCCGTCCGCCCGTCCCAGCTCAAGGTGCTGGACATCGAGAAGGTGGTGGCGGGCGGCCTCGGCCTGGCCCGCGACGAGGACGGCGTGGTGCTGGTGCGCGGCGCACTCGGCGGCGAACAGGTGGAAGCCCAGGTGCAAGCGGCGCGGGGCGTGCGGCAGGGCCGGGTGGTGCGGGTGCTGCGGCCCAGTCCTGACCGGGTGGACGCTCCCGATTTGCCCACCGCTGACCTCGCCCACGCCCGCTACTCGGCGCAGCTCCGCATCAAGCGCGAGTTGGTGGAAGAAGCGCTGAGCCGCATCGCCAAACTGGATCATCCGGTGGCCGACACCGTGCCGAGTCCGAGGGAGTGGCATTACCGCAACGGAGCTCAGTACCTGGTGACGCCGCGCGGCCTGGCCTACCGCGAGCGCAGGGGCCAGGGCATGTGGCGGCTTGAGGGCGGCCAAGACCCCTTGGTGATGGACGCGGTGCAGGCCGTGCTGGATCAACTCGACCCTGAGCGGCTCGATCCGGCACACGAAATTGCCTTTCGCGGCAGCCGCCAGACCGGGGAAGTGGTCGCCAGCTTGATCGGCGTCGGGCAGCCGGGCCGGTTTTTGCGGGCCGCCCATCACCTGCTGGATGTGGGCGTGGTGGGCGTGTCGCTGGCCGGAGCGGCGCAGCGTAGATTTACAGCGGGCGTGCAGCTCATCGCCGGAGAAGGCAGCGTGCAAGAAAAACTCGGTGAGGTGCAGGTCAGCTTATCGGCGGTGGGCTTCGCGCAGGTCAATCCCGAGGCGGCGGGGCAAGCTTACCGGATGGCGGCTCAGTTGGCGGGAAGCAGCTCTGTGTTAGACGAGAACGCCGAGTTAGACGGGAGCAACATGCCCGACAAAAACAAAACGGCGCTCGACCTCTACGGCGGCAGCGGCGCGATTGGCCGTCATCTGGCCCGGACGTTTGGCAAAGTGATCGTGCTCGACACCTCCAGCGAAGCGCTGCGGCGCGGCCAAAGCGACGTGCGGCAAAGCGGGGAAAAAAACGTGGTCTTTCGCCGGGATGACGCCGCCGCCCTGCCCAATGCCGACGCCATCGTGGTCGATCCGCCGCGTGCGGGCCTGAGCAGCGAGGCCAGAGACGCCATTGACGACAACACCGCCAACACCCTGGTGTATGTCTCGTGCGACCCGGCGACCTGGGCCAGAGACGTGGGCGACTTGGTGCGGCGCGGCTGGGTACTGGGCGAAGTGGTGCCGCACGATTTTTATCCGCAGACCAGCCACGTGGAAGTGGTCAGCAAGTTGACGCGGCGCTGA
- a CDS encoding DUF4388 domain-containing protein: MTLWGHLERFAFIDLVNFVNNQTGTLSLGEAYQGRTLEMYLVKGKLRTLHADGFRIQEQMRVREIIYTLISQYNGKFEFDNRRLRSECDFWLDMDLAQLLTQAAQDTMIPENELPRPHDKFVDACLAKPFADLVQSDALQDKWQQIQPYLGWGISAAELTGQLFYSERELRVTLHRLLLAGAVLPQPKLSERLPVLGQIQSVQGRAALPAKRSADAKPGCRLSKSWRRFTRSLH, translated from the coding sequence ATGACACTTTGGGGCCACCTTGAGCGGTTTGCATTTATAGATCTAGTCAACTTCGTCAACAATCAAACAGGCACTCTTTCACTCGGCGAAGCGTATCAGGGCCGGACGCTGGAAATGTATTTGGTCAAAGGAAAACTCAGAACCCTTCACGCCGATGGATTCCGCATTCAGGAGCAAATGCGGGTGCGGGAAATCATTTATACGCTCATCAGTCAGTACAACGGCAAGTTCGAGTTCGATAACCGCAGGCTCAGGAGCGAGTGTGACTTCTGGCTCGATATGGATCTGGCTCAGCTCTTAACACAGGCCGCGCAAGACACCATGATTCCTGAAAACGAGCTGCCCCGTCCACACGATAAGTTTGTGGACGCTTGCTTGGCTAAGCCTTTTGCCGATTTGGTTCAAAGTGACGCCCTTCAAGACAAATGGCAGCAGATTCAGCCGTATCTCGGCTGGGGAATCAGCGCGGCGGAGTTGACGGGGCAGCTCTTTTACAGCGAGCGGGAACTGCGTGTCACGCTGCACCGCTTATTGTTGGCGGGGGCCGTCCTGCCGCAGCCTAAGCTTTCTGAGCGTCTGCCCGTTCTGGGCCAAATTCAGAGCGTTCAGGGGCGGGCGGCACTGCCCGCCAAGCGTTCCGCCGACGCGAAACCCGGCTGCCGTTTGTCGAAGTCTTGGCGGCGCTTTACCCGTTCTTTGCACTGA
- a CDS encoding succinate dehydrogenase iron-sulfur subunit: protein MNINVKILRFDPEKDKKQHWETYQVEASPGDRVLDVINHVKWYIDPTVTFRRSCAHGICGSDAMLINGRNRLACKTLLQDIVKDGGTITAEPIRGLKVEKDLLVDMEPFFDAYRSIMPYFINDDAPPAAERLQSPEDAERMDQSSNCILCACCTTSCPIFWVNGSYLGPASIVQAHRFIFDTRDAATQQRLNIMNQNTGVWRCRTAYNCTEACPRDIPITQLIEEVKRAVMYQQA, encoded by the coding sequence ATGAACATCAATGTCAAAATCCTGCGTTTTGATCCGGAAAAAGACAAAAAGCAGCATTGGGAAACCTATCAGGTCGAAGCCAGCCCCGGCGACCGCGTACTCGACGTGATCAACCACGTCAAATGGTACATCGACCCCACCGTGACCTTCCGGCGTTCCTGCGCCCACGGCATCTGCGGCAGCGACGCCATGCTGATCAACGGACGCAACCGCCTTGCCTGCAAGACCTTGCTGCAAGACATCGTCAAAGACGGCGGCACCATCACGGCAGAGCCGATTCGCGGCCTTAAAGTCGAAAAAGACCTCTTGGTGGATATGGAGCCGTTCTTCGACGCTTACCGCTCGATCATGCCGTATTTCATCAACGACGACGCGCCGCCCGCCGCCGAGCGTTTGCAATCTCCCGAAGACGCCGAGCGGATGGATCAAAGCTCCAACTGCATTCTGTGCGCCTGCTGCACCACCTCTTGCCCGATCTTCTGGGTCAACGGCAGCTACCTCGGCCCGGCGTCGATCGTGCAAGCTCACCGCTTCATCTTCGACACCCGCGACGCCGCCACCCAACAGCGCCTGAATATCATGAACCAAAATACCGGCGTGTGGCGCTGCCGCACCGCTTACAACTGCACCGAAGCCTGCCCACGCGACATCCCGATCACCCAACTGATCGAGGAAGTCAAGCGGGCAGTGATGTACCAGCAGGCGTAA
- a CDS encoding catalase: MKDDQNKPQASNLPTIQEAIQQPTQRLTDNLGHAISDDQNSLRAGVRGPSLLEDFLLREKISHFDHERIPERVVHARGAGAHGTFQVYDDSLSEFTAAKVLTDASRVTPVFVRFSTVAGSRGSADTARDVRGFAVKFYTEEGNWDLVGNNIPPFFIQDAIKFPDLIHSVKPEPHREIPQAASAHDTFYDFISLTPETMHMLMWVMSDRSIPRSLANMEGFGVHTFRFISAQGQSSFVKFHWKPLSGIHSLVWDEAQELAGRDADFHRRSLWDDIEAGNFPEWELGLQIFTEDQAAEFDFDVLDATKLVPEDLVPVKRVGKMTLNRNPDNYFAETEQVAFMPTNLVPGIDFSNDPLLQGRLFSYLDTQISRLGTPNWVELPINRPLAPVSNHQRDGQMRRTINPGRVSYEPNSLGGGQPAEVPAEKGGFVTYPEPMTGVKVRQRAESFSDHYGQAQLFWNSMSPVEKMHIVRAQQFELGKVEVRDIRLKMIEHLRRINAVLGDQVAAALGELETAGPMPSDTELMKLLEKAVSDTTASGGLKRDAALSMVDHNTAPPSVRGRKVAILAADGVNAGDVQTIKDALAAEGGKAEVVGTHLGSLRADGEEVKVDKTILTTPSVVYDAVYLPGGAASLEALSSMGDAVRFVAQAYKHGKAVGASHEALSFLQRSGVPVDAAKGVFDLSKQSADDFVKGVAQHRFWNRSGDLIPA; encoded by the coding sequence ATGAAAGACGATCAAAACAAGCCGCAGGCCAGTAATTTACCGACCATTCAAGAAGCCATTCAGCAACCGACCCAGCGTCTGACCGACAACCTCGGCCACGCCATCAGCGACGATCAGAACTCGCTCAGGGCGGGCGTGCGCGGCCCCAGCTTGCTGGAAGACTTTTTGCTGCGCGAAAAAATCAGCCACTTTGACCATGAGCGCATTCCTGAACGGGTGGTTCACGCACGCGGCGCGGGAGCGCACGGCACTTTTCAGGTGTATGACGATTCGCTCTCCGAATTCACCGCCGCCAAAGTGCTGACTGATGCCAGCCGCGTCACGCCGGTTTTCGTGCGCTTCTCCACGGTGGCCGGTTCACGCGGCTCCGCCGACACCGCCCGCGACGTGCGCGGCTTTGCGGTCAAGTTTTACACCGAGGAAGGCAACTGGGACCTCGTGGGCAACAACATTCCGCCGTTTTTTATTCAGGACGCCATCAAGTTTCCCGACCTTATTCACTCGGTCAAGCCGGAGCCGCACCGCGAGATTCCGCAGGCGGCCAGCGCCCACGACACCTTCTACGATTTCATCTCGCTGACGCCCGAAACCATGCACATGCTGATGTGGGTGATGAGTGACCGCTCTATCCCGCGCTCGCTGGCCAACATGGAAGGCTTCGGGGTGCATACCTTCAGGTTCATTAGCGCTCAGGGCCAGTCCAGTTTTGTCAAATTTCACTGGAAGCCGCTGTCGGGCATTCACTCGCTGGTGTGGGACGAAGCGCAGGAACTGGCCGGACGCGACGCCGATTTCCACCGCCGCAGCTTGTGGGACGACATCGAAGCGGGCAACTTTCCAGAATGGGAACTGGGCCTGCAAATCTTTACCGAAGATCAGGCCGCCGAATTCGATTTCGATGTGCTGGACGCCACTAAACTCGTACCGGAAGACCTCGTGCCGGTCAAGCGGGTGGGCAAAATGACGCTCAACCGCAATCCCGACAACTACTTTGCCGAAACCGAGCAGGTCGCCTTTATGCCCACCAACCTGGTGCCGGGCATTGATTTTAGCAACGATCCTTTGCTGCAGGGCCGCTTGTTCTCGTACCTCGACACCCAGATCAGCCGCCTCGGCACGCCCAACTGGGTGGAGCTGCCGATCAACCGCCCGCTTGCGCCGGTCTCCAACCACCAGCGCGACGGCCAGATGCGCCGCACCATCAACCCGGGCCGCGTGTCGTATGAGCCCAATTCGCTGGGCGGCGGTCAGCCTGCCGAAGTGCCTGCCGAGAAGGGCGGTTTCGTGACTTACCCCGAACCTATGACTGGCGTCAAGGTTCGCCAGCGGGCCGAGAGCTTTTCCGATCACTACGGTCAGGCCCAACTGTTTTGGAATTCGATGTCACCTGTCGAAAAAATGCACATCGTGCGGGCGCAACAATTCGAACTCGGCAAAGTCGAAGTCCGCGATATTCGCCTCAAGATGATCGAGCATCTGCGCCGCATCAACGCGGTGCTGGGCGATCAGGTGGCGGCGGCTTTGGGCGAACTGGAAACGGCGGGGCCAATGCCCAGCGACACCGAGCTGATGAAGCTGCTCGAAAAAGCGGTATCGGACACCACTGCTTCGGGCGGCCTCAAGCGTGACGCGGCGCTGAGCATGGTGGATCACAACACCGCGCCGCCTTCGGTGAGGGGCCGCAAAGTGGCGATTTTGGCCGCTGACGGCGTGAACGCGGGCGACGTGCAGACCATCAAAGACGCTTTGGCCGCTGAAGGGGGCAAGGCCGAGGTGGTCGGCACCCACCTGGGCAGCCTCAGGGCCGATGGGGAAGAAGTCAAGGTGGACAAAACCATCCTGACCACTCCCTCGGTGGTTTACGACGCGGTGTATCTGCCCGGCGGCGCGGCCAGCCTCGAGGCGCTTAGCAGCATGGGCGACGCTGTGCGCTTCGTGGCGCAGGCGTACAAGCACGGCAAAGCGGTGGGGGCCAGCCACGAGGCCTTATCCTTCCTCCAGCGCTCCGGTGTTCCAGTGGACGCGGCGAAGGGCGTTTTCGATCTGTCCAAGCAGTCGGCAGACGACTTTGTCAAAGGGGTGGCCCAGCACCGCTTCTGGAACCGCTCCGGGGATTTGATTCCCGCTTAA
- the sdhA gene encoding succinate dehydrogenase flavoprotein subunit, whose protein sequence is MHHRYDVLVVGAGGAGLMAALYAAKGNVSVACISKLYPTRSHTGAAQGGVGAALGNIQEDHWEWHMYDTIKGGDYLTDQDAAEIFAKDVIEAVYELEHMGLPFSRTEEGKIAQRKFGGHTRDFGKAAVERSCYAKDRTGHMILQTLYQQNVKEGTTFFNEFHVLDLIIENGRCSGVVAYELSTGEIHTFHAKAVIMAAGGYGRIFKITSNALTLTGDLMSIYYRKGLPLEDMEFYQFHPTGLTKLGILVTEGIRGEGGILRNKDGERFMERYAPTLKDLAPRDIVSRSIYTEIREGRGVGPDKDAVNIDLTHLPRDVIENKLSEITDLSRTYLGLDPVKDLVPIQPTAHYAMGGIPTTIDGECIADDDGNLIEGLYAAGEQACVSLHGANRLGTNSLGDLIVFGRRSGVNAAKYARHAELAEMPEAPETESLALIERLKSADGSENAARIRKELQETMMNNVGIFRNGPDMEKQVEILHDLRARYQHVGVQDPSQRFNSELIEAIELGFMLDCAEAMTHSALNRTESRGAHDREDFHTRDDVNWLKHSMAYKDFSHPGSVRIGYKPVVFKGERGYETVNTYTPTAPGDLKFPPKPRTF, encoded by the coding sequence ATGCATCATCGTTATGACGTTTTGGTGGTTGGCGCTGGCGGCGCTGGCTTAATGGCGGCGCTCTACGCCGCAAAAGGCAATGTCTCGGTGGCCTGTATTTCCAAGCTCTACCCGACCCGCTCGCACACCGGCGCGGCGCAGGGCGGCGTGGGCGCGGCGCTCGGCAACATCCAAGAAGACCACTGGGAATGGCACATGTACGACACCATCAAGGGCGGCGATTACCTCACCGACCAAGATGCTGCCGAGATTTTTGCCAAAGACGTGATCGAAGCGGTCTACGAACTCGAACACATGGGCCTGCCATTTTCGCGCACCGAGGAAGGCAAAATCGCCCAGCGCAAGTTCGGCGGTCACACCCGCGACTTCGGCAAAGCGGCCGTCGAGCGCAGCTGCTATGCCAAAGACCGCACCGGCCACATGATCTTGCAAACCCTCTACCAGCAAAACGTCAAAGAAGGCACCACCTTTTTTAACGAGTTCCACGTGCTCGATTTGATTATCGAAAACGGGCGCTGCTCGGGCGTGGTGGCTTACGAGCTCTCCACCGGCGAAATCCATACCTTCCATGCCAAAGCGGTGATTATGGCGGCGGGCGGCTACGGGCGCATCTTTAAGATCACCTCCAACGCCCTGACCCTGACCGGCGATTTAATGAGCATTTACTACCGCAAGGGCCTGCCCTTGGAAGACATGGAGTTTTATCAGTTTCACCCGACCGGCCTGACCAAGCTCGGCATTCTGGTCACCGAAGGCATTCGCGGCGAGGGCGGCATCCTGCGCAACAAAGACGGCGAGCGCTTCATGGAACGCTACGCCCCGACCCTCAAGGACCTCGCGCCGCGCGATATCGTTTCACGCAGCATTTACACTGAAATCCGCGAAGGGCGCGGCGTCGGCCCCGACAAAGACGCCGTGAACATCGATTTGACCCACTTGCCCAGAGACGTGATCGAAAACAAGCTCAGCGAGATCACCGATTTGTCGCGCACGTATTTGGGCCTCGACCCGGTCAAGGATCTGGTGCCGATTCAGCCCACCGCCCACTACGCTATGGGCGGCATTCCCACCACCATCGACGGCGAGTGCATTGCCGACGACGACGGCAACTTGATCGAAGGCCTTTACGCGGCGGGCGAGCAGGCCTGCGTGTCGCTGCACGGCGCGAACCGGCTCGGCACCAACTCACTGGGCGACCTGATCGTCTTCGGACGGCGCTCCGGCGTCAACGCCGCCAAGTACGCCCGCCACGCCGAGCTGGCCGAGATGCCGGAAGCGCCGGAAACCGAGTCGCTGGCCCTCATCGAGCGCCTGAAGAGTGCCGACGGCTCGGAAAACGCCGCCCGCATTCGCAAAGAGCTGCAAGAAACCATGATGAACAATGTCGGGATTTTCCGTAACGGCCCCGACATGGAAAAACAAGTGGAGATCTTGCATGATTTGCGGGCACGCTATCAGCACGTCGGGGTGCAAGACCCCTCGCAGCGCTTCAACTCCGAGCTGATCGAGGCCATCGAACTCGGCTTCATGCTCGACTGCGCCGAGGCCATGACCCACAGCGCCCTCAACCGCACCGAGTCGCGTGGCGCACATGACCGCGAGGACTTTCACACCCGCGACGACGTGAACTGGCTCAAGCACTCGATGGCCTACAAGGATTTCAGCCACCCTGGTTCTGTCAGAATCGGCTACAAGCCGGTGGTCTTCAAGGGCGAGCGCGGATACGAAACGGTGAACACCTACACGCCGACCGCGCCGGGCGATCTCAAGTTCCCGCCCAAGCCGCGCACCTTCTGA
- a CDS encoding succinate dehydrogenase hydrophobic membrane anchor subunit, which produces MTIRARTMQDAKQQSHTNAELNWWIFMRISGLILIFLVLGHIYMTFVQVSESDATFDAVINKLSNPAWKFYDWLLLALTMLHGVNGARYSIDDYVRSRPNRAWVRNSFFTVVAMIFALGTVGLFSFNPN; this is translated from the coding sequence ATGACCATTCGCGCACGCACCATGCAAGATGCCAAACAGCAATCTCACACCAACGCTGAACTCAATTGGTGGATTTTCATGCGGATCAGCGGCCTGATCTTGATTTTCTTGGTGTTGGGCCACATTTATATGACCTTTGTGCAGGTCAGCGAATCCGACGCTACCTTCGACGCGGTCATCAACAAACTCTCCAACCCGGCTTGGAAGTTCTACGACTGGCTGCTGCTGGCGCTCACCATGCTGCACGGCGTCAACGGCGCACGCTACAGCATCGACGACTATGTCCGCAGCCGCCCCAACCGCGCCTGGGTCAGAAACAGCTTTTTCACGGTGGTGGCGATGATTTTTGCGCTGGGCACGGTGGGTTTGTTTTCGTTCAACCCGAACTGA
- a CDS encoding protein kinase domain-containing protein, translating to MSALITPLLLVALFVVAFLLLIRPGERVTALILAAVSLVAAVLVLLSGSLERAQGLLVAALALSGGALLSLGGERALSKPVSVNRTAKPRNPTQRTLTKSPTVVDLKFADYDVLDRIGIGGMGSVFRARRKQDGRTVALKVPQEKYLADAKFVKRFYREAEVLKRFNHPNIVRVYDYRSQGDEYYIAMEFLDGDSLEALLENRQLAFGETVQVIRSLADALRHIHAQNVVHRDIKPANVMVLRGALQDGKLREGGVKLMDFGIAVGKVLTRLTMTGARVGTPIYMAPEQAKGNRVDARSDVYSLGLLAYEMVTGQTAFRGSYEAVVHQQIFESPKPPKQVRLEVPGKLNDLVLGMIEKDPALRPSLDEVISRLDAGVLSDETFDDPYALAMSVQEKRGTLRLLDLKGKLRLSLRDTGAGVDDALPSAPNALAADEDGNIYLSLPEYRQGKSGALIRKLSPGGQELLAFGAYGLGESELLQPISMTLCGDLLFVLDGESHHVVVFDKEGRYQRRFGGRGQGLGRFEKPRSIAATPQGHVFVLDSGNREVQRFTPQGDYVSRYAFRMDRTSDELRPLHGLGVDARGTVYIVDGVASKVRKIEADGTPGNTFSLESLVGESTDAPWLMQVSSEGYLYAVKQGGQVLRMYSTVGDLLSSNDMYAPVQAIALVNRPLA from the coding sequence ATGAGCGCCCTCATCACGCCCCTGCTCTTGGTTGCTCTTTTCGTGGTGGCGTTCTTGCTGCTGATTCGCCCGGGTGAGCGGGTCACGGCGCTGATCCTAGCCGCCGTGTCGCTGGTGGCCGCCGTGCTGGTGCTGCTCAGCGGCAGCCTTGAGCGGGCGCAGGGCCTGTTGGTGGCCGCACTGGCGCTCAGCGGCGGAGCGCTGCTGAGCCTCGGCGGCGAGCGGGCTTTGTCTAAGCCGGTCAGCGTCAACCGCACCGCCAAGCCGCGCAACCCCACCCAGCGCACCCTGACCAAGTCGCCCACCGTCGTCGATCTCAAGTTTGCCGACTACGACGTGCTCGACCGCATCGGTATCGGCGGAATGGGCAGCGTCTTTCGGGCCCGCCGCAAGCAAGACGGGCGCACGGTGGCGCTCAAGGTGCCGCAGGAAAAGTATTTGGCCGACGCTAAGTTCGTCAAGCGCTTTTACCGTGAAGCCGAAGTTCTCAAGCGGTTTAACCACCCCAATATCGTGCGGGTCTACGATTACCGCTCGCAGGGCGACGAGTACTACATCGCCATGGAATTTCTCGACGGTGACAGCTTGGAAGCGCTCCTGGAAAACAGGCAGCTGGCCTTTGGCGAAACGGTGCAGGTCATCCGCTCGCTGGCCGACGCGCTGCGTCACATTCACGCCCAGAACGTGGTTCACCGCGACATCAAGCCCGCCAACGTGATGGTGCTGCGCGGCGCACTGCAAGATGGCAAACTGCGCGAGGGCGGCGTCAAGCTGATGGATTTCGGCATTGCGGTGGGCAAAGTCCTGACCCGCCTGACCATGACCGGGGCGCGGGTCGGCACGCCCATTTATATGGCCCCCGAACAGGCCAAGGGCAACCGGGTCGACGCCCGCAGCGACGTGTATTCGCTGGGCTTGCTGGCTTACGAAATGGTCACGGGTCAGACCGCTTTCCGGGGCAGCTACGAAGCGGTGGTTCACCAGCAGATTTTCGAGTCGCCCAAGCCGCCCAAGCAGGTGCGCCTCGAAGTGCCGGGCAAGCTCAACGATTTGGTGCTGGGCATGATCGAAAAAGACCCGGCGCTGCGGCCCTCGCTCGATGAAGTGATCAGCCGCCTAGACGCGGGCGTGCTGAGCGACGAAACCTTCGACGACCCCTACGCGCTGGCCATGAGCGTGCAAGAAAAGCGCGGCACCCTGCGCCTGCTCGACCTCAAGGGCAAGTTGCGCCTGAGCCTACGCGACACGGGCGCGGGCGTAGACGACGCCCTGCCCTCAGCCCCCAACGCGCTCGCCGCCGACGAGGACGGCAACATTTACCTGAGCTTGCCGGAATACCGTCAGGGCAAGAGCGGCGCACTGATCCGTAAACTCTCGCCGGGGGGCCAAGAACTTCTGGCCTTCGGCGCTTACGGCCTCGGCGAGAGCGAACTGCTTCAGCCGATCAGCATGACGCTGTGCGGCGATTTGCTGTTCGTGCTCGACGGTGAGTCGCACCATGTGGTGGTTTTTGACAAAGAGGGCCGCTATCAGCGCCGCTTCGGTGGGCGCGGGCAAGGGCTGGGGCGCTTCGAGAAGCCGCGCAGCATCGCCGCGACGCCGCAGGGCCACGTTTTTGTGCTCGATAGCGGCAACCGCGAAGTCCAACGCTTCACGCCGCAGGGCGATTATGTTTCGCGCTACGCCTTCAGGATGGACCGCACCAGCGACGAACTGCGCCCGCTGCACGGCCTCGGGGTAGACGCACGCGGCACGGTTTACATCGTGGACGGCGTGGCCAGCAAAGTTCGCAAGATCGAAGCCGACGGCACGCCCGGCAACACCTTCTCGCTCGAATCGTTGGTGGGCGAATCGACTGACGCGCCTTGGCTGATGCAAGTCAGTTCAGAGGGCTACCTCTACGCCGTCAAGCAAGGTGGGCAAGTGCTCAGGATGTACAGCACGGTGGGCGACCTGCTGAGCAGCAACGATATGTACGCGCCGGTTCAGGCCATTGCCCTGGTCAACCGGCCACTGGCATAA
- a CDS encoding 4'-phosphopantetheinyl transferase superfamily protein — protein MIIAIGHDLVEVERIRGLIERESHRLGKLFTEGELAYCQALADPAPSFAARFAAKEAFQKVWPRPHAWRDVWVERPRTPDGPFPYAPPLLGFAPAIAAEMRERGYVAHLTLTHTRQHAAAVVLLEQQ, from the coding sequence GTGATTATCGCCATCGGCCACGATCTGGTAGAGGTAGAGCGAATTCGCGGCCTGATTGAGCGCGAAAGCCACCGCCTCGGCAAGCTGTTCACGGAAGGCGAGCTGGCCTACTGCCAAGCCCTCGCCGATCCGGCACCGAGCTTCGCGGCGCGGTTTGCGGCCAAGGAAGCCTTTCAAAAAGTCTGGCCGCGCCCGCACGCCTGGCGCGATGTGTGGGTGGAGCGCCCCCGCACCCCAGACGGCCCCTTTCCGTATGCGCCGCCGCTGCTGGGCTTTGCGCCCGCTATTGCGGCCGAGATGCGTGAGCGCGGCTACGTCGCCCACCTAACCCTGACCCACACCCGCCAGCACGCGGCGGCAGTGGTGCTGCTGGAACAGCAGTGA
- a CDS encoding Cof-type HAD-IIB family hydrolase, whose amino-acid sequence MKFKLVASDLDGTLLSSAGEVSVRSRAALAGVQAAGGVVVLITGRPSRMVLPLAKDLGLSGHVICSNGAAIHRLPGGEPEDLRTLSPEVLRRAVPALRSACPDLGLALEWGSGMQAETAYRAAPDSVSDVLEVLDAGHPVLKVMARSARLSPAQLTELINARCGDELHASLSGAPFAEIAARGVHKSAALARLCAGLGIRAGEVLAFGDAPNDLPLLSWAGCGVAVANAVPEVLALAAEVTLSNDEDGVAAVLERLLVAGKIGSGS is encoded by the coding sequence ATGAAGTTCAAATTGGTGGCCAGCGACCTAGACGGCACTTTGCTGAGTTCGGCGGGTGAGGTGTCTGTGCGCAGCCGCGCCGCGCTGGCGGGCGTGCAGGCGGCGGGCGGAGTGGTGGTGCTGATTACCGGGCGGCCCTCGCGGATGGTGCTGCCGCTGGCAAAGGATTTGGGCCTCAGCGGACACGTGATTTGCAGCAACGGTGCGGCCATTCACCGCCTCCCCGGCGGTGAACCCGAGGACTTGCGAACCCTGTCCCCCGAAGTGCTGCGCCGCGCCGTGCCTGCCTTGCGCTCGGCCTGCCCCGACTTGGGCTTGGCGCTGGAGTGGGGCAGCGGGATGCAGGCCGAAACCGCTTACCGCGCCGCGCCCGACAGCGTGAGTGACGTTCTAGAGGTTCTTGATGCAGGCCACCCCGTGCTGAAAGTGATGGCCCGCTCCGCCCGTTTGTCACCCGCGCAACTTACAGAGCTGATCAATGCGCGGTGCGGCGACGAACTCCACGCTTCGCTCAGCGGCGCACCCTTTGCCGAAATCGCGGCGCGGGGCGTCCACAAAAGCGCCGCGCTGGCCCGCTTGTGCGCCGGGCTGGGGATTAGGGCGGGCGAAGTGCTGGCCTTTGGGGACGCGCCCAACGACCTGCCGCTGCTGTCGTGGGCAGGCTGCGGGGTGGCGGTGGCCAACGCCGTGCCGGAAGTTTTGGCACTGGCCGCTGAAGTGACCCTCAGCAACGACGAGGACGGTGTGGCGGCGGTGCTGGAGCGGCTGCTGGTGGCGGGGAAGATAGGTTCAGGTTCCTAA
- the sdhC gene encoding succinate dehydrogenase, cytochrome b556 subunit encodes MYKGREGQWAFYLHRLSGLAILAYFLIHVISISLFVFGEKIYMAVHGGYDFILFRLALILVAAGVMYHAMNGLRIIVMDFTGKGVAYQRQLWYGVLLISVVWTIYVAFKVLPRVAAGV; translated from the coding sequence ATGTATAAAGGCAGAGAGGGCCAATGGGCCTTTTATCTTCACCGCTTATCGGGTTTGGCGATTTTGGCGTATTTTTTGATTCACGTCATCAGCATCAGCTTGTTTGTCTTCGGTGAGAAGATTTACATGGCTGTTCACGGTGGCTACGACTTTATCTTGTTTCGTTTGGCCCTGATCCTGGTGGCGGCGGGCGTCATGTACCACGCCATGAACGGCCTGAGAATCATCGTGATGGACTTTACCGGCAAAGGTGTGGCTTATCAGCGCCAACTCTGGTACGGCGTGCTGCTCATCAGCGTTGTCTGGACCATCTACGTGGCCTTTAAGGTCTTGCCGCGCGTAGCGGCGGGCGTCTAA